In Pieris napi chromosome 2, ilPieNapi1.2, whole genome shotgun sequence, the following proteins share a genomic window:
- the LOC125057989 gene encoding uncharacterized protein LOC125057989 isoform X3, whose product MIRSNITDYELQVALEKQRIIYEKQTQALLKIQRDAFAKSQEKQRTSKATSSTSNTPGSSVTNSIYPNLPGPSNQNQFSPPDLPLNRNLYVQNVEPAYLDGSFQVPSRSLYFFRTPTAPPLSIFKQETQTRIMQPRRPQSIDHPFKYRMRCPNWIHGCTLHFEKHQLTAHVEECPFNDLICPMNSLNGCSWKGKLDHIKVHFAEVHPQCSKIQINKEDTLHICGNYQFIHLITVDSYNFLLHLQVDQYKKQVSFGVQLIGSKVSATKWTYEIRVYNKKEPRRLFGYVDKCHSNCVPLQDITDQFAIISLDYAKTFSEQDVITFKIFLRKAVRPSERLVQNEEKPPHGLNKRWQTRKRI is encoded by the exons atgattag ATCGAACATAACTGACTATGAACTACAAGTTGCACTTGAAAAACAACgaataatatatgaaaagcAGACACaagctttattaaaaattcaacgTGACGCTTTTGCTAAATCACAGGAAAAACAAAG AACAAGTAAGGCAACAAGTAGCACTTCGAATACCCCAGGTTCATCGGTTACTAATTCAATATATCCTAATCTGCCAGGCCCGTCAAATCAGAACCAATTCTCCCCGCCAGATTTACCCCTTAATAGGAATTTGTATGTGCAAAATGTGGAACCAGCCTATTTAGATGGCAGTTTTCAAGTTCCCAGTCGATCTtt atatttttttagaacacCAACAGCTCCACCGCTATCAATTTTTAAGCAAGAAACGCAAACTcg TATCATGCAACCGCGTCGACCACAATCAATTGATCATCCATTCAAGTATCGTATG cgCTGTCCTAATTGGATACATGGATGCACATTACATTTTGAAAAACATCAACTTACTGCCCACGTAGAAGAATGTCCTTTCAATGATTTAATATGTCCCATGAACAGTTTAAATGGATGTTCATGGAaag gCAAGCTTGACCATATCAAAGTGCATTTCGCCGAAGTTCACCCTCAATGTTCAAAAATCCAAATAAATAAGGAGGACACTTTACACATCTGTGGTAACTATCAgttcatacatttaattactgttgactcgtacaattttttattgcacCTACAAGTAGACCAATACAAGAAACAAGTTAGCTTTGGAGTGCAACTTATCGGTTCTAAGGTCAGCGCAACGAAATGGACTTATGAAATTCGggtctataataaaaaagaacctCGGAGGTTATTCGGGTACGTTGACAAATGCCACTCAAATTGTGTACCTCTCCAAGATATCACCGACCAATTTGCGATAATTAGCCTCGACTATGCCAAAACATTCTCAGAACAAGATGTAATAACATTTAAGATTTTCTTGAGAAAAGCTGTTCGTCCAAGTGAAAGATTAGTACAAAATGAAGAGAAACCACCTCAcggtttaaataaaagatggCAAACTAGGAAGcgaatttaa
- the LOC125057989 gene encoding uncharacterized protein LOC125057989 isoform X1 has translation MGAEKSKPQSNITDYELQVALEKQRIIYEKQTQALLKIQRDAFAKSQEKQRTSKATSSTSNTPGSSVTNSIYPNLPGPSNQNQFSPPDLPLNRNLYVQNVEPAYLDGSFQVPSRSLYFFRTPTAPPLSIFKQETQTRIMQPRRPQSIDHPFKYRMRCPNWIHGCTLHFEKHQLTAHVEECPFNDLICPMNSLNGCSWKGKLDHIKVHFAEVHPQCSKIQINKEDTLHICGNYQFIHLITVDSYNFLLHLQVDQYKKQVSFGVQLIGSKVSATKWTYEIRVYNKKEPRRLFGYVDKCHSNCVPLQDITDQFAIISLDYAKTFSEQDVITFKIFLRKAVRPSERLVQNEEKPPHGLNKRWQTRKRI, from the exons atggGGGCAGAAAAATCCAAACCTCA ATCGAACATAACTGACTATGAACTACAAGTTGCACTTGAAAAACAACgaataatatatgaaaagcAGACACaagctttattaaaaattcaacgTGACGCTTTTGCTAAATCACAGGAAAAACAAAG AACAAGTAAGGCAACAAGTAGCACTTCGAATACCCCAGGTTCATCGGTTACTAATTCAATATATCCTAATCTGCCAGGCCCGTCAAATCAGAACCAATTCTCCCCGCCAGATTTACCCCTTAATAGGAATTTGTATGTGCAAAATGTGGAACCAGCCTATTTAGATGGCAGTTTTCAAGTTCCCAGTCGATCTtt atatttttttagaacacCAACAGCTCCACCGCTATCAATTTTTAAGCAAGAAACGCAAACTcg TATCATGCAACCGCGTCGACCACAATCAATTGATCATCCATTCAAGTATCGTATG cgCTGTCCTAATTGGATACATGGATGCACATTACATTTTGAAAAACATCAACTTACTGCCCACGTAGAAGAATGTCCTTTCAATGATTTAATATGTCCCATGAACAGTTTAAATGGATGTTCATGGAaag gCAAGCTTGACCATATCAAAGTGCATTTCGCCGAAGTTCACCCTCAATGTTCAAAAATCCAAATAAATAAGGAGGACACTTTACACATCTGTGGTAACTATCAgttcatacatttaattactgttgactcgtacaattttttattgcacCTACAAGTAGACCAATACAAGAAACAAGTTAGCTTTGGAGTGCAACTTATCGGTTCTAAGGTCAGCGCAACGAAATGGACTTATGAAATTCGggtctataataaaaaagaacctCGGAGGTTATTCGGGTACGTTGACAAATGCCACTCAAATTGTGTACCTCTCCAAGATATCACCGACCAATTTGCGATAATTAGCCTCGACTATGCCAAAACATTCTCAGAACAAGATGTAATAACATTTAAGATTTTCTTGAGAAAAGCTGTTCGTCCAAGTGAAAGATTAGTACAAAATGAAGAGAAACCACCTCAcggtttaaataaaagatggCAAACTAGGAAGcgaatttaa
- the LOC125057989 gene encoding uncharacterized protein LOC125057989 isoform X2 — MGAEKSKPQSNITDYELQVALEKQRIIYEKQTQALLKIQRDAFAKSQEKQRTSKATSSTSNTPGSSVTNSIYPNLPGPSNQNQFSPPDLPLNRNLYVQNVEPAYLDGSFQVPSRSLTPTAPPLSIFKQETQTRIMQPRRPQSIDHPFKYRMRCPNWIHGCTLHFEKHQLTAHVEECPFNDLICPMNSLNGCSWKGKLDHIKVHFAEVHPQCSKIQINKEDTLHICGNYQFIHLITVDSYNFLLHLQVDQYKKQVSFGVQLIGSKVSATKWTYEIRVYNKKEPRRLFGYVDKCHSNCVPLQDITDQFAIISLDYAKTFSEQDVITFKIFLRKAVRPSERLVQNEEKPPHGLNKRWQTRKRI; from the exons atggGGGCAGAAAAATCCAAACCTCA ATCGAACATAACTGACTATGAACTACAAGTTGCACTTGAAAAACAACgaataatatatgaaaagcAGACACaagctttattaaaaattcaacgTGACGCTTTTGCTAAATCACAGGAAAAACAAAG AACAAGTAAGGCAACAAGTAGCACTTCGAATACCCCAGGTTCATCGGTTACTAATTCAATATATCCTAATCTGCCAGGCCCGTCAAATCAGAACCAATTCTCCCCGCCAGATTTACCCCTTAATAGGAATTTGTATGTGCAAAATGTGGAACCAGCCTATTTAGATGGCAGTTTTCAAGTTCCCAGTCGATCTtt aacacCAACAGCTCCACCGCTATCAATTTTTAAGCAAGAAACGCAAACTcg TATCATGCAACCGCGTCGACCACAATCAATTGATCATCCATTCAAGTATCGTATG cgCTGTCCTAATTGGATACATGGATGCACATTACATTTTGAAAAACATCAACTTACTGCCCACGTAGAAGAATGTCCTTTCAATGATTTAATATGTCCCATGAACAGTTTAAATGGATGTTCATGGAaag gCAAGCTTGACCATATCAAAGTGCATTTCGCCGAAGTTCACCCTCAATGTTCAAAAATCCAAATAAATAAGGAGGACACTTTACACATCTGTGGTAACTATCAgttcatacatttaattactgttgactcgtacaattttttattgcacCTACAAGTAGACCAATACAAGAAACAAGTTAGCTTTGGAGTGCAACTTATCGGTTCTAAGGTCAGCGCAACGAAATGGACTTATGAAATTCGggtctataataaaaaagaacctCGGAGGTTATTCGGGTACGTTGACAAATGCCACTCAAATTGTGTACCTCTCCAAGATATCACCGACCAATTTGCGATAATTAGCCTCGACTATGCCAAAACATTCTCAGAACAAGATGTAATAACATTTAAGATTTTCTTGAGAAAAGCTGTTCGTCCAAGTGAAAGATTAGTACAAAATGAAGAGAAACCACCTCAcggtttaaataaaagatggCAAACTAGGAAGcgaatttaa